From Ptychodera flava strain L36383 chromosome 9, AS_Pfla_20210202, whole genome shotgun sequence:
AACAAGGCGCTACCTCCTGCCTCTCTTGAAATACGGTCCACCCGGACCGAACTCTTTGTACAACTCCCTCAGGTTTGCCGTCAATGTCGCTTTACATCAGAATCGTAGTCTTGTGGCGGTGCCAATCCGAAGACACATGAAGGATAGGCCGATGAAAAATCACAGGGAATATATTCCGTTCGATGAAACTTTCGACGTCGcagaattgtcaaaacttgTACCAATAGTGTCGTTAGAATCCTACAGAAATGATTGTGGAAGGAGAGTCTCCTTAGATTCTTTGGTTCATCTGGACGGCATTAAGCTAAAATGGACATTGACGAATCTTGCCCGAAATGGCGTCGACCCGGACGCGAAAGAACATTACTTATCCGTTACCTTACCGCTGtatttgaaagttttagacattAACTTGCCATTATTTGAGAATTTTGATATCGAGATTCctaaaatgtttgaaagattttacTCTTCGGAAGCCATTAGGTGTTTGGTAATGTTTCTACGGGATGCTCAGGGTGTTTACAATGTAGTTGATTATCACGCCGAAACTTATCCGAAAATCGACGAACATATGACGAGAGCTCCCTACATACACAAAATGGCAGACGACGCGAAAAGTTTCATTTGTTCGGGAAGACCCTATGGAGCCTTGCACTGGAGGAATATGACAGGTGAACCGTAAGTGAGATTAAGCAGCGATTGTTCGCGCGTTTTCCCTTGAATAGTTTGATACCATATGTCCTAGATATGTAAACCACGGTTTTGAATGTCACTAGTCACTTAATCGTCACGGTGCttttaaattgaaaactttgatttgccTTTATATACCGTACGAGGGCCAATGTACAGCATCTCGGAAGTATTTGTATGAAGTGTATATCGGTCCGGAGTTACCAAAATTACATGCCGCTAAGACTATAATATTACTTGCTTAAACCTCTGTGGGATTTGCACGAGCAAAGCTTTCGCGCACCGCGTCATATTGACGCCATTTTGCCTTTACGATCCATGTGTATAAGATTCGGTTGTGCCTTTCCATCGTCATAACGACGAGGAGGACCAATGGTAACCATTAAAACGGATttcatgaacaaaaataattttattttcatgagaTAAAATCTGCGAAGGCTATGGGTATCGAAGTTGTAAGTAAATTTCCAGAAGTAAATATCACCGGATCTTTCACCGTCATAAGTGCTATTTCGTGCATTAGCCTATTGATATTATGGCATTTCGTTTTCTTCACCAAAGGGTACTTTCTTTGCTTCAGATCAAACATTTTCACGCTGAATTTTCTTTTCCCAGAGTTAGACCACTTGTATTGAGGATCTCGCGATCCCCCCCAGTGAAATTTCATGCATGCACGGAGCCACATGTCTACCAAAATGACACAGCGATCTTTCTCAACAACACAGGTGTAAAAGAGACCCAGCTGTGTGTGAGCGCCCTCAACGACTGCTAAGGGAACACCTAGCAACCATTGCCAGGAAGACGGAAGCTTTCCTAAAATCCAACAACGTGTCTTGTCTTTACATATCCTGTCCTCTACTCGGATGTGTGAGTATACCAGGGGCAACTTGTAGCCCTATAGAAGAACCCAGTCGCAATCTTTGTGAAACACGCGATTGATAATTGTAAGAACAAAATCTTGAAAAGTTACACATGTTGAAATATTGGTATGAATGtgttgaaagctgttgaaatcTTCGTCACTTAGTATAAAGGTATATTATAAATTATACATTAGTATATTGGCATGCCTTCGAACAACTTTATCTCTATTCATCTATACCCATTTGTGTACGTCTACAAAAAATACAGTAATGAATTGTAAAACATAGGCGTAGCATACCAATTATTCCGCTTGTTATTGATCTAATTTAGTCTGGCCTTCCGATTTACTTCAGACATGTAGTTACTAATTTATTTCGACTGGAAATGCAATGACAATCACTGAAAAGTCAAGTAGCCGATACgatatcaatcaattaatcgatCAATCAAATATTCATAACGCGCCAAAATCGATAAGCAGTGTGACTATCAGAGGAGGGGTGTCACAGGGCGATTTACATATATCTCTTatcatgtaacatttatattATGACTTACCATGAATTCGACGCTGATGTATTTTGACGTATATTAACCTTACTTATTATTGAAGCTGTTTTGAGTAAGGACGAGTAGGCTACAACTATTAGAACGCcctaaaaatgtatttttccttCACAAGGTATTGAACAAGCAAAAGTCAATTGTTTTTTCTCTGATTCAGGATGCAGTACACGCCTTTGAGAAAGTAATCCCAGAGGTGATAACACGTGTAAACATCTCAAACTCTGTTGACGCAGTTTCTAAGTTCAGGGACGACAACTACGTCATCGCTTTAGTGGAGCAAGAAATTGCCATCAGTACGTATTAATTGAGTATTTTAGTAGTGAGAACTACATCTCTATAGAGACGGAGGGTCACGCTTTTGCTATGGTTGAatttgttttaacattttttgtcCATTTCGTCTGAAAAAAAACATGCAATGTTAGATTGTGAACTGCATGCCTGTTAGATCGAGAATCGCATGCAATTTGAAGCACACGTATACACGGGTTGACAGGGTCCAGTTGACATAATCACCAGTGACAGTGCGGTGTGCTAAGGAAATTTATATCGCGTTTAAGTAGactgcgccttggggacagaaattcagactctcaaacttttacaatacttcttCGCTCTATCACTcttgagggctcattttgaagctaatggaaaaaaacaacaaacttttcaatggctgtttttgttgaaatcaaATAAAGTTAATACAAGGATAGCGACTATTGAATTTTAAgaatcggtaaatattgggtacttTGTCTCTGTAGTACaacattttgcacagtgaccctggattttattcttaatttcgaATGAGAGTGATTAATGTTTccacggaaagtttgagcaaaagttttagtcttgtATCTCGAGGGGTGAACTACCTTaaactcaattttttacattaattatatatttttcattaagtATTATACACAGATTAGCGCGATTCTTTgccatatttcacaatataattTTGTTTGACCATTTTATGTAATACgaatattaataattataaCTGATACAATCCATCATTTCTCATCAGCGAAAAACTATATGTCGCTTGAGTCTTTGTATGACGTTTATTGCCTCATTTAAATtaagcagatttcatcatcgcCTTACCATGTAAAATTATGATTTCACGCATAGCATTCTATGACCAACCCTCTTGATAATCTTGCTGCATATAAACCTTACATGTGTACAAATAACCATTCAAGACAAGATAAGTGCTATTGCGTTAAAAAGGAGCCTTCTATCACTGTACAGCAATTTGCACTGAATCGGTCAACGCCACTTTGTATGTGGTTTGCATGACATGTGCTTCGAGCTAAAATGtgcctttgggacagatattagaatcaaatttctacaatacttTCCTGGTCTACCGTTTGTGAtgtctcattttgaagctctggaGTCAATTAAGTTTCCActgtcttatttttatgaaaataaaaaatctaaTGTTCACCTTGGATCTAACACTGGGGTGGtgaccattttttattttaattgtctGGTAAAAATATACATCTCTAGACTCAAAAAGTTGACCCTAATTTTTATGCTTGACTTCGAAAGGGAATGGTCTTAactttctttgaggaaagtttgagggaatgtttaagtctttcaagtttaaccctttcaccaccatggtttgtcccaaatccattgttttctatggtaaagttggacctgtacacagggagctgggggtgaaagggttaaggcgcattttaccttcgAGTGAGTATCTCgagaaaaatgttcaagtgCCTCGTCTTTTCTTTGTACGTTGTCTTACAGGAGCAGCAGTTTTTATCAAGAATCGCTGGTCAAATTGGTCCATGTTCGTGGAGTACGCCAGAAATGTTAAAGGCAAGCCAACCATTTCGCTGTCTGATATCCCAGGAATCCCTGAGGAACTTAATCATGTACCAGAGCTCATAAGAAGATAGTGGAAGctgcaaatttgagaaaagTACGGATATAGTTTCATCAAGGGACCTCATTATCGTGTCTCAAAACCTCGAGGGAGTGACACCCTAACCGACGGAACTATGCGGCATCTGggaaaaaaatcgtcaaaaatATCATACCGTTTGATAAATCAAGTTAGGCAGAACCAGCCTATTGTACACGGTTTTGGAGATTACAATATCGACTTTTATCGAGTTTATGCCATCATAGTTCACCATTGATTAACAAGTTCACATCAGTCCATCGATGCGTTTCTAgcacattttaaaaccaaaacaaTTTCACGAACGTACCCGCACTCCTAAAATCGGCGTACACAGTTTCATTACGATTCGCTGCTCATTGCTTTTGAGATCTTAATGCTGGTTCACATTCGTAGatgaatacatttttgtaagatAGCATATGTATTCAACATCCTCTTTCACCACAGTTCAGTTTTTATTGTGTGATTTAAATGCGAGTTTATGAACGTAAATGCATGAAATGCTGTCTTTATCGGGTAACTTGACTCGTACTGGATCGATGATGTGTACCGTGATGTATGGGAAGTCTTGAACGCTGGAGAACAGTAACGAATCGATAAAAAAGATTTCTACCAAGTGGATACCCCCTGGATACCCAAGCTGGCTGCGAAATTCACTCAATTGGATCTTTCATGcaaaaatgaatatcacatcAAACTGAGCGAATGTGTATCCGTCATATTCATAAATACCAAGAGGCAAATTGCTGTATGATTGCAAAATGGCTTCTGATACTGTCGAGCTTGTCTATTGGTTGTAAATGTTAGAAAGGGCAATACAATCTGATGCTTGCCTTCACGTACTTTCTTGTTATCAAGGCCGAATATTCTTTTTCTGTTCATCCCTTGTTGGTTTTATTTGTCACCTTCAAACTAAACGTATAATTAGCAGTTAAGTTTCTGTGTTGAGAGTTGGATTGCATCATGTGAGATCAAGCAACTGTTAATATTCCTGAAAATTGTTCAACGTCCAATTGTAGGGGAACTTTGCAACAGTGCGCCTTACCATGTAGATTACACTCATGCTGTAAACCCCAGTTAAACGGGAGAAGACAAACCTCCTCACAACTTACATCCGACAAGAATCGACCTCCTCAACTATCAACGCAATACGATAAACAACAGCACTCTACTGACAGTCTCTACAAGGAAAGATTTGCGATTTTTCTTCGAAAGCAGACGCTGTTAGAAGCATATCGTTTGCGACTTGTAATCACGACAGTTACTCAgatttgaaagagatcacataACACTCAGGGTCCCAATCGTGATAAAAAAGATACTTTGTCCTTGGCTGTcctgtattttattttacttaacTAATGTGATACGCATCTCAAGGATTTGGTTTCATCTACCATTAGCGACATTTTCTCTCTCCTGTGTTTctttcaaattcatgaaaaatgaaagactCGCCCCTTTCCCATGCCACTGGCTGAAGTAGATACCGTCGAAATAATGCACGCCTCTTGCACACGGATAAGGTTTCTCAAAGGTGAATCGAACAACGGGTGATATGCTTTCCTGACGTATTTCAGCTTTGTCGTCTCTTCAATGAATTACTTCCATTGAATGCAGTGGGTAGTTGAAATGCCCGTTGGTGTATCGCATTTCAATCGAAATGCCCATGGCTCTGCACAGGCCGAAAAATGAAAGCCTTTAATTATATTTGCAACGGACGAGCTGCTTCATATTTCAGAAATGAATATGTTGAACCGACCATGAAGATTTCAAGGCAATAAATGTACGTATTAGATGCACAGAATTCTGTGAGCTCACTACAACTAGGCTGatttaggccgcgttcaaaaaaaaatggtgaggggggggggcgcaggaggaatcgcgattgatatcttattttttttcagatcccccctcaataccctcaaaaattttcaagtccccctcaataccctcaaaaattttaaagtccccccctcaaattaccatatagccgcatatttattaggaatgcacgcagagtaagaataaacatgtaatgtgtcgttctgcacgcagatgttcaacactacctcttatcagcaggttgtacagccatatacctagggcaagttcttaaatgtatcagtggactttttggatttctcagtctaagccgacttgtgTTTATCCagctctggccagttcaatggcgccagctgaaaagcacacaaaatgacaataatgagagagtatgaaaattgtgtattcctagctacatttaaccaaattgtgaaacaagcgacctagcggccgatatagctccgctgtgtttatgtagagaataactattttttatacatgttgatgaagaaggtggaaatctttgatagctcaatgcagtggccagaaaaaagtggctaaaatagctgcaaaaatacacaattgaagatttcatcatactttgaatatatcacatcagatcatccctaagaacatgtcaaccaaagctatctgatgagtagttttttgagagtaaaattttttgaccaaaaatggcaacaattgcgctcaaaaacaaaagttgcagatttcatcataatttcaaaagatcgaATTTGGTTCATCTatacaaacctgtataccaaatttgaaagctgttagaccagtaatttttgagaaacacattttttgaccaaaaatggaaaaattgccccaacaattcaaaattgcagatttcatcataatttcaataaatactttttagttcatctatagaaacctgtataccaaattttaaagctatcagatgagtagttttggaaatacacattttttgaccaaaaatggcaaaaattgccccaaaattacaaaattgcagatttcatcataatttcaataaatatcattaaggtgatctgtaagAACCTGTATAATAAATTGCAATGCTATCAGATGacaagttttggaaatacacattttttgaccaaaaatggcaaaaattgccccaaaattacaaaattgcagatttcatcataatttcaataaatatcattaaggtgatctataggaacctgtataataAATTGCAATGCTATCAGATGacaagttttggaaatacacatttttttaccaaaaatggcaaaaattgccccaaaaatacaaaattgcagatttcatcataatgtcaataaatatcattaacttCATCAGTAGGAACCTGTaaagcaaatttcaaagctatcagatgagtagttttgaaaatacacatttttttgaccaaaaatggcaaaaattgctccaaaaatacaaaattacagatttcatcagagattcaatacatattacttagttcatctgtagaaacctgtataccaaatttcaaaactatcagaccagtactttttgagaaatacattttttgaccaaaatggcaaaaattgccataaaatgcaaatttgcatatttctcaacaatttgaacaaatctgaaacagATCATCCGAGGGACATATGTAccgaatatcaaagctatctgactggtagttttgaagaagaagatttttaaagatttttttaccaaaaatgacaaaaattgccttaaaaatacaaatatgcaaatttcaccacgatttgaacaaatctaactggagtcaccctaagtaaactgcatatcaaatttcaaagcaatcggacaagcggtttcagagaaaaagatttttttaccaaaaacaccaaaaatgccccaaaaatacaaatatgcaaatttcaccacgatttgaacaaactcaagtgaggtcaccccaagtgaactgcacatACAAATTtcaagcaattggacttgcggtttcagaggagaaggcaattgttgacggacggcgacggacgacggacgacgacggacgacgacggacgacaacggaaaatcaacctatttgataagctccgcgtcgctgacagcggagctaaaaatgagcacagtgacctaccgaattttttttcaaaagtacaagacatatacaacttagatgccacttatgttttacaaaattgacaatactggaaggttaaaatattccatgaaattaatgttttaatctcagaaattttgggtgtaatagtggcaaatttgaaaaaaaataaatggttccatttagtcacacatttttccatttaaattagagtctttactgttcaaaagttttacttttgtgttattggtacaatgagatgtgaaaatttcattcactgtttGAACttaaaatgaatggttttatatattgattttaagtgattttagaaaaactgacttttcatcatacatttgtataagatcaagtatggtgacctcatcttttttctctaatatttgattgttctcatatgccagaattcaaaaatccatagtaactgttagtcccctagttatctgtgtgttgctctctggctggatcttgtgtacaagtagatgtatgtttcactgtcaagtgagtgtcctatgaccaaaactcttcttaaactacatcagagtcagagctacatatatcactgtcactgccagtgtgtagtagcagggcagtagttgtattaactttttattttgacaatatttttgttcagttcatacaattgcgttcttgttctactccctacagcatgttgagctatcaaatattcagcttgccaacacagcctacgtgtaccatgcatttgtatcattcaattatcgccaatatttagacaaacggacttttttgacaaactgaatattgtgtttttcagtatgctgtagagagacaccaagaaactgtttGATACATtacacagaaatattgaaaaattatcaacagtttcagctcctgccccattacaaggccaacttgttttacgacatttaatggcattcatacatttttagattttttcgagattaaagacataaaatatgacaaaacagttctagattttgtttaattattactaacattagaaccattggacgacatcaaaatgttgggagtcaaaatattttcaggtccccctataggcagagcaaaactttcaagtaccccctcgactaccccgaattttcgaatcccccctgaatcctccagccccccccccccgttttttttgaacgcggccttatcCGTTGCAAAGAACCTCCGAAAATGAGAGTAGGGTCCGCCATTAAAGCCGGACCAATAATACCAGTGCACCGAGATTTATTCAGCAGGACGTTGAATGACTGTGTGTTCGATGCAGTTAACTGAGCAACTTGTTGGAAAATTTGGGTACTTCACGGCATCAGATTAGAAAGTTTTTGAGGGCTTCGATAAACAGTCCTGAGAATACAGTACGAATAATAATATGTACCGATATTCCTTCGGCATCAGAGTTGAGTCACGTGTTGATTGTTCAGAGATTCCTTGCACAAAGAGACAGTTATCGACACAACGTCCCAATCACAGAGTCTCTTGGCTTTCAGTCTCGCATTCAGAATTTCTCTCATTGCCTCGGCCCGTAGCCTACGTTCTCGCCTTCGTCGCAGGGGTATCTTCAACAACAGAATCGTCGCCGCTAAAAGTAAAGCGCCGCCAGCGACGCAAAACGATGTTTGGTAATTGCCTGTCCTGTCGAAGAGCCAGCCTGGACGGGGAAGCAtatgaaaagtagcaagttatTGAATATATTCCCGTAAATTTGAGtttaaaaattgtactgctGTTTTGGCCTTCTTCCAGTGTGGTCTCGGTAATCTCAAGCAAACATTTATATGCATTTAAAGTGTCAATAGTAATCTCAAGCAACCTCACCGCTGTATGTGTATGAGTTGTGTATGATATAGGCAGCCGGCCAGGGCATCCAATCTAGGAGACAGGAGTATATAAAAGGGGGAGGAAAAATGTACGTCGCAAAAAGCTTAGTTTGTTTTTCGAAATACTAAATTCATGAATAAATACAAATGAATGCAGGCAAAAatcaagatgaaattttgttccaTGCTGTATCATTAATATAAGCTCAAGAAATATACTGTATCCAGATGTACTAAGTTTAAAAATatagtaaaaataaatgttgcatCTACTTGAATATATAGGGGTGCCTAGatttaaatatttgatgaaaattattTGTTGCCTGGTATGCTTTTCGCAAAACTGGtgcagaatgaatgaataaatgactgAATGATTGAATAAATGAATGTCAAGGTGCGGaagttttaaatattatttctgGCCATGTTTATACAAGCTCCACCCGGTACCCATGACCACAGATAGATTAGACACATATGAGATGCCAGGGAACAAAATTGAATTTATTCGAtcagtttttctttttcatgtttGAACAACTAATTAAAGATCACGGTGGAAGGGAATCGAGATAAAATTCCAAAGTCCCAACTATTTCTGTACATTAGAAACTAAATATTAATAATACACAACAATCTTAAATGGCACGGAAACTGATCATCATTCAAGATTCGAGTACGGTAGGGTACTTGTGTATTCAGTATataataatgacagaaatatttaatagtcgcgccagcggcttactgactacgcatgcgcatattcataatatactatgcgactaaccggaagtgtaccctactttcatgggcgccgccatgtttttttttgagtaggcctactcgtaaataaacaaatatgaaacgtgcaatttattattttataacatgccatttataaaaaatatcttttattagccagttaGTGTTATTATCCAACTTGTCGctcatacaaaatatcgttaatatcacgcataaaaaatagagaatgagagaaaactgtcgtgcatatgataTGACGGcagcatacgcaaagaatgctgggattgaattttagaaaagcgccccctgtgtcaataattagattaaaCAAtggccagtttttagacggaacgctctagttttcagcttgcaagtggaaggtgggcagtgcggttaccattgcaatggtaatgatggcataatacgccccttgtttaacacaataTGCTGTTatactgctgcagggtttgacgtcgtgtacatacgtgaactgctttcatcagagggaaactgggcatagttgtcatacaaacgtatatgaagtgacaattaattctattttatcatgaatcaatacaaataacattgccaatcttaacccctggcgcgacaccaagggctgagccctatatagtataatttatcaaaagtattcatactcataaatttattaaatttttaaactctTGTTATCAGGGGCGTAGGAAGCACTTCacggttggggggggggaaaGATAACCTATATTCTGGTGATGAATGAATTACgatctaaaatttgcatatatgaataaattaaaatattaactcatgtatgaataaatttaaatgattaaaacaggccaaaatcaatctaaatagtaaaaaaatgtaatgaaagcaccactactttcacatacggcaatgtctcaatatttgtgtttttatgtattagaccgtgtaaagaaaattctttgtttgccgtccttggatttttgaaaaacctacaagCCAGCCagcacaaaaaaacaaacacagaaaaaaaacacaacatagatcaatcgcataaactttaactttcccatcggtttatgggtcactggtatgaaaaatcatcagttacatttacaatgcagtgtttcttatgctcttcattaagcacgttgaaagcaatgcttggaaacaaaggttatacttgtataagtacaacaagcatacttagagttaggtgactgtgagtctgaacaaaaattccatcataaacaatggcaataaacactataccagtacataggccctaatgtaccacatgtacagtgtgatagtaatcaactggttgtgttacgCAGATCTATAGTTTGTCTCTGACGGAGGTTTATGCACTAGGTAGTCATAGGCAAGAgtaaaactattaattaaaataacaagatctcaattatgaatgcaaagcatatttgcgacaaatgtaaaaGATAAAAATTACGTATTACGACgatgtttacgaagttttgaagaaaacaaaatatattttaatcaaCACCTAATGAAGGAAGATAAGAACTTCACCATTTACGCAATGGCTTCAATTTTGCGACGTgtctaagtgacatttgtatattaattatgacatgtacatttaagaTCGAGATCTGTCttgatgtttacgattggacgtatatttccatctttaattcatatctatcaCATGATCCAAACCAAGCCTTAaacataacgtttaaaatcccattctaaaataatacgggaaagggaatacaaaggacaagagagaaaaatacaacagacagggcaggaggacagacaattggagaagcgtatctttGGCGATGGcagctgtcaagcttgtc
This genomic window contains:
- the LOC139140944 gene encoding uncharacterized protein, whose protein sequence is MATMRCTFICLLGTVIVWSCTFSRYLLHMSPPWYANDIHSGRQRNTNAIINERKHIPDNDTSERATTVHDSRKKFGVFNPNVSAIHAVEESYSPSTRGSALNISEKSMSEHGLAKTRRYLLPLLKYGPPGPNSLYNSLRFAVNVALHQNRSLVAVPIRRHMKDRPMKNHREYIPFDETFDVAELSKLVPIVSLESYRNDCGRRVSLDSLVHLDGIKLKWTLTNLARNGVDPDAKEHYLSVTLPLYLKVLDINLPLFENFDIEIPKMFERFYSSEAIRCLVMFLRDAQGVYNVVDYHAETYPKIDEHMTRAPYIHKMADDAKSFICSGRPYGALHWRNMTGEPCKRDPAVCERPQRLLREHLATIARKTEAFLKSNNVSCLYISCPLLGCDAVHAFEKVIPEVITRVNISNSVDAVSKFRDDNYVIALVEQEIAIRAAVFIKNRWSNWSMFVEYARNVKGKPTISLSDIPGIPEELNHVPELIRR